From Sinorhizobium sp. RAC02, a single genomic window includes:
- a CDS encoding threonine transporter produces the protein MITLSFVLSSILILVTPGPTNTVLATCGASLGVRRAAIMPLAEAIGYILAISLFVAVADAVRGNALAFAAMKLLAASWLLYSAVRLWGMPFRSDARSARDSFLRVFLTTLVNPKAMLVGTVLIPAAAPIHTSLWIAVYAGLSTLAGLGWVVFGACLPLGVRQHSYKLASLVLGGFSMAAVASALSS, from the coding sequence ATGATCACCCTGTCTTTCGTCCTGTCCTCCATTCTGATCCTGGTAACGCCGGGGCCGACGAACACGGTGCTTGCGACCTGTGGCGCATCGCTTGGCGTGCGCCGGGCGGCGATCATGCCGCTTGCGGAAGCCATCGGATATATTCTGGCGATATCCCTGTTCGTTGCGGTGGCGGATGCCGTTCGGGGCAATGCCCTGGCCTTTGCCGCAATGAAGTTGCTGGCGGCGAGTTGGCTGCTCTACTCCGCGGTCCGGCTCTGGGGTATGCCGTTCAGGAGTGATGCGCGGTCGGCGCGCGATTCGTTCCTTCGCGTCTTCCTGACAACGCTGGTCAATCCGAAGGCCATGCTGGTTGGCACGGTGCTGATCCCCGCGGCGGCACCCATCCACACGTCGCTCTGGATTGCGGTCTATGCCGGGCTCTCGACGCTTGCCGGTCTTGGCTGGGTGGTCTTCGGCGCGTGCCTGCCGCTGGGCGTGCGGCAGCATTCCTACAAGCTGGCGTCGCTGGTGCTGGGCGGTTTTTCGATGGCTGCCGTGGCGAGCGCGCTGTCAAGCTGA
- a CDS encoding ABC transporter substrate-binding protein yields the protein MKTTVKTLLAGLAMLAPLSAPAFAETLRWAASGDVISYDPNAHVDSFTQSVQHVVFDPLVRRNKELKLEPALATSWEVIEPTRWRFKLREGVKFHEGQAFNADDVVATIQRQIDPGSRNRENLSAVTGVEKVDDHTVDLILRGPYPLLLNDLAAIYIMSKPWMEEHDALKPGNTATGVVTYASSHANGTGAFKLKSYEPDSRSIFEVNKDWWDKPQHNLTEIEFRPIASDATRIAALLSGEVDMVVPVPLQDVDRIASTEGLKVVENPSLRTIMLALNFNKELHAAPGVANPMLNVKVRQALWQAIDLNTIQKRLMRGKSRVASMLVAPAVTGHDDAIDVAPEYDVDKAKALLVEAGYPDGFKTGLSCSNDRYIADEQICLAISSMWAKIGVQVDLSVESKTTYFPRMDNSELDVYMLGWASLPAMDGYSVLQALLATNDGTYGGSNPNGLSDPRIDALTRSASVELDETKRIDMLKEAFRITHDEALFIPLHQQPVAWAMSNKVDIPQFPDEYVRPWFAQVKK from the coding sequence GTGAAGACCACTGTGAAGACCCTTTTGGCGGGGCTTGCCATGCTGGCGCCGCTTTCCGCGCCCGCTTTTGCCGAAACGCTGCGCTGGGCAGCATCCGGCGACGTCATCTCCTACGACCCGAATGCGCACGTCGACAGTTTCACCCAGAGCGTCCAGCACGTCGTGTTCGATCCGCTGGTTCGCCGCAACAAGGAACTGAAGCTGGAGCCGGCGCTTGCCACGTCCTGGGAAGTCATCGAGCCGACGCGTTGGCGCTTCAAGCTGCGTGAGGGCGTGAAATTCCACGAAGGCCAGGCCTTCAATGCCGACGACGTGGTGGCGACGATCCAGCGTCAGATCGACCCCGGTTCGCGCAACCGCGAAAACCTCTCCGCCGTCACCGGCGTCGAGAAGGTGGACGACCACACGGTCGACCTCATCCTGCGCGGTCCCTATCCGCTGCTCCTCAACGACCTCGCCGCGATCTACATCATGAGCAAGCCGTGGATGGAAGAGCATGACGCGCTGAAGCCGGGCAACACCGCCACCGGCGTCGTCACCTATGCCAGCAGCCACGCGAACGGCACCGGCGCCTTCAAGCTGAAGAGCTACGAGCCCGATTCGCGCTCGATCTTTGAGGTGAACAAGGACTGGTGGGACAAGCCGCAGCATAACCTGACGGAAATCGAATTCCGTCCGATCGCCTCCGACGCCACCCGCATTGCGGCGTTGTTGTCCGGCGAAGTTGACATGGTCGTTCCGGTTCCGCTTCAGGACGTCGATCGCATCGCCTCCACCGAGGGGCTGAAGGTCGTCGAAAACCCGTCGCTGCGCACCATCATGCTGGCACTGAACTTCAACAAGGAATTGCATGCGGCGCCCGGCGTGGCGAACCCGATGCTCAACGTCAAGGTGCGCCAGGCGCTCTGGCAGGCCATCGACCTCAACACGATCCAGAAGCGGCTGATGCGCGGCAAGTCGCGCGTTGCCTCCATGCTGGTCGCCCCGGCTGTTACGGGCCATGATGACGCCATCGATGTGGCTCCGGAATACGACGTCGACAAGGCGAAGGCGCTGCTTGTCGAGGCCGGCTATCCGGATGGTTTTAAGACCGGCCTTTCCTGCTCGAACGACCGCTATATCGCTGACGAGCAGATCTGCCTGGCGATCTCCTCCATGTGGGCGAAGATCGGCGTGCAGGTCGATCTCAGCGTCGAGAGCAAGACGACCTATTTCCCGCGCATGGATAATAGCGAACTCGACGTCTACATGCTCGGCTGGGCTTCGCTTCCGGCGATGGATGGCTATAGCGTGCTCCAGGCACTGCTTGCCACGAATGACGGCACCTATGGCGGCTCGAACCCGAATGGCCTGTCCGACCCACGCATCGATGCGCTCACTCGTTCGGCTTCGGTCGAGCTCGACGAGACAAAGCGCATCGACATGCTGAAGGAAGCCTTCCGCATCACCCATGACGAGGCGCTGTTCATTCCGCTGCACCAGCAGCCGGTCGCCTGGGCGATGAGCAACAAGGTCGATATCCCGCAGTTCCCGGACGAATACGTTCGCCCGTGGTTCGCGCAGGTCAAGAAGTAA
- a CDS encoding amidohydrolase, translating to MTADIIIRNARPMGGEPVDLIIRNGRFSAGGARPAREFDATGYIALPGFVEAHTHLDKTLIGMDWFENRVGPNRSDRILADRKAKRDLGIDARRQSARQALQTLKYGVLHIRSHVDVDTEIGIANIEGVLETREALRDLVDIQIVAFPQSGMLPRAGTLELMDAAMRAGADIVGGIDPATIERDPVQHLDAIFALAERYGKPIDIHLHELGELGAFCLDLIIERTRALSMQGRVMVSHAYCLGMLDSTRQQTLISALAAEQIAVMTVGSPAAPALPLRLMRQSGLVASSGSDGIQGTWEPWGNGDMLERAKYLAQRNGMTNDADLAETARICTFGGAEGIGLSGYGLSEGDFGDLVLVPARTLAEAVALTPQARTVIRRGRILVRDGVPAADLPSID from the coding sequence ATGACCGCCGATATCATCATCCGCAATGCGCGACCCATGGGCGGGGAACCGGTAGACCTCATCATCCGCAACGGCCGCTTCAGCGCCGGCGGTGCGCGGCCGGCGCGGGAATTCGACGCAACGGGGTACATCGCGCTGCCCGGCTTCGTGGAGGCGCACACCCATCTCGACAAGACGCTGATCGGCATGGACTGGTTCGAGAACCGCGTCGGCCCCAATCGCAGCGACCGCATTCTCGCCGATCGCAAGGCAAAGCGTGACCTCGGCATCGACGCGCGCCGCCAATCCGCCCGGCAGGCCCTGCAGACGCTGAAATACGGCGTCCTCCACATTCGCAGCCATGTCGACGTCGACACGGAAATCGGCATCGCCAATATTGAAGGCGTGCTTGAAACCCGCGAGGCGCTGCGCGACCTCGTCGATATACAGATCGTTGCCTTCCCGCAGAGCGGCATGCTGCCGCGCGCAGGCACGCTTGAACTGATGGATGCCGCCATGCGGGCCGGCGCCGACATCGTCGGCGGCATCGACCCCGCCACCATCGAGCGCGACCCCGTCCAGCATCTCGACGCCATTTTCGCGCTGGCGGAGCGTTACGGGAAACCCATCGACATCCATCTGCACGAGCTTGGAGAGCTCGGCGCCTTCTGCCTGGACCTCATCATCGAGCGCACCCGGGCGCTCTCGATGCAGGGCCGCGTGATGGTGAGCCACGCATATTGCCTCGGCATGCTGGATTCTACCCGGCAGCAGACGCTGATATCAGCACTTGCGGCGGAGCAGATCGCGGTGATGACGGTCGGTAGCCCCGCTGCCCCTGCCCTGCCGTTGCGCCTGATGCGACAAAGTGGCCTTGTGGCTTCTTCCGGCTCGGATGGCATCCAGGGCACATGGGAGCCTTGGGGCAATGGCGACATGCTGGAGCGGGCAAAATATCTGGCGCAACGCAACGGCATGACCAACGATGCGGATCTTGCTGAGACCGCGCGTATCTGCACCTTCGGCGGCGCGGAAGGCATCGGCCTTTCCGGTTACGGATTGTCCGAAGGGGATTTCGGCGATCTCGTGCTGGTGCCGGCACGCACGCTTGCCGAGGCCGTGGCGTTGACGCCCCAGGCGCGCACCGTCATCCGTCGCGGCCGCATCCTTGTCCGCGACGGCGTACCGGCCGCCGATCTGCCATCGATCGATTGA
- a CDS encoding ABC transporter permease, with translation MLRLLSVRLLQAALVMLAVTAIAFIMFRFVGDPISSMVREGATQAEKDALRLALGLDKPIVTQFFDFVGQVLTGNLGTSFRYQQPVVSLLMSRLPATLELVIVATFLALAIGIPLGVLCALKPNSFLSRLTQATTLIGISMPTFVTGLLLILVFAVNLRWLPSSGRGDLVDLGFWQTGFLTLSGLKSLILPSITLALFQLTLIMRLVRSEMIDVLSSDYIRFAFARGLPRTYIYGRLALRNALMPVVTVTGLQIGQLIAFAIVTETVFQWPGMGLLFTNAVGYPDVPVLAAYLLFVGFLFVMINMVVDILYTFIDPRLRTR, from the coding sequence ATGCTCAGACTTCTTTCGGTAAGGCTCCTCCAGGCCGCCCTCGTCATGCTTGCCGTGACGGCCATTGCCTTCATCATGTTCCGTTTCGTGGGCGATCCCATCTCCTCGATGGTGCGCGAGGGTGCTACCCAGGCGGAAAAAGACGCGCTGCGCCTGGCGCTCGGCCTCGACAAGCCGATCGTGACGCAGTTTTTCGATTTCGTCGGTCAGGTGCTGACGGGCAATCTCGGCACGAGCTTCCGCTACCAGCAGCCGGTGGTGAGCCTGCTGATGAGCCGGCTTCCTGCCACGCTGGAACTGGTGATCGTCGCGACGTTCCTGGCGCTCGCGATCGGCATTCCGCTCGGTGTGCTCTGCGCGCTGAAGCCAAATTCCTTTCTTTCGCGGCTTACCCAGGCAACGACGCTGATCGGCATTTCCATGCCTACCTTCGTCACGGGCCTGCTCTTGATTCTCGTCTTTGCAGTGAACCTGCGCTGGCTGCCGTCGTCCGGGCGCGGTGATCTTGTCGATCTCGGCTTCTGGCAGACCGGCTTCCTCACTCTTTCAGGGCTGAAATCGCTGATCCTGCCGTCGATCACACTGGCGCTGTTCCAGCTGACGCTGATCATGCGGCTGGTACGCTCCGAGATGATCGACGTGCTATCGTCTGACTACATCCGCTTCGCCTTCGCTCGCGGCCTGCCGCGCACCTACATTTACGGGCGACTGGCACTGCGCAATGCGCTGATGCCGGTGGTCACCGTGACGGGTCTGCAGATCGGCCAGCTCATCGCCTTCGCCATCGTCACGGAAACGGTGTTCCAGTGGCCGGGCATGGGCCTGCTCTTCACCAATGCCGTCGGCTATCCCGACGTGCCGGTGCTCGCCGCCTACCTGCTCTTCGTCGGCTTCCTGTTCGTCATGATCAACATGGTCGTCGACATTCTCTATACCTTCATCGATCCCCGCCTGAGGACACGATAA
- a CDS encoding ABC transporter permease — translation MATQSLMRRLPPVSVMIAGLVVFIMLILVVFAPLIAPVDPRDVSSYSLIDMEIPPSFMDGGDPRFLLGTDNQGRDLLSVILFGLRISVVIGLGAVLFAATLGVVLGLVAGFFGGIVDGIVMRIADVLVSFPTILVALLISGIARAQLSADTMLTWAPLVLIFSIAVNEWVQYARTVRASTMVEVARDYVRAAKVIGLPPGRIMGRHILPNVMSSVMVIATINLAGAILTEATLSFLGAGMPPTYPSLGTLIRIGNQFLFSGLWWIAVMPAAVLVILVLAVNVIGDYLRDRFNPKLMAR, via the coding sequence ATGGCCACGCAATCCCTGATGCGCCGGCTCCCGCCGGTTTCCGTGATGATCGCCGGCCTGGTGGTCTTCATCATGCTGATCCTCGTCGTCTTTGCCCCGCTGATAGCACCAGTTGACCCGCGCGACGTTTCTTCCTACTCGTTGATCGACATGGAAATCCCACCCTCCTTCATGGACGGCGGCGATCCACGCTTTCTGCTCGGCACGGACAACCAGGGCCGCGACCTCCTTTCGGTCATCCTGTTCGGGCTTAGAATTTCCGTCGTGATCGGCCTCGGCGCCGTGCTCTTCGCCGCGACGCTCGGCGTTGTGCTGGGGCTTGTCGCCGGCTTCTTCGGCGGCATTGTCGATGGCATCGTTATGCGCATCGCCGACGTGCTCGTCAGCTTTCCGACCATTCTTGTGGCGCTGCTGATCAGCGGTATTGCCCGCGCGCAGCTCAGTGCGGACACGATGCTCACCTGGGCGCCGCTCGTGCTGATCTTCTCCATCGCCGTCAACGAATGGGTGCAGTACGCCCGCACGGTGCGCGCCTCGACCATGGTGGAAGTGGCGCGTGATTATGTGCGTGCCGCCAAGGTCATCGGCCTGCCGCCGGGCCGCATCATGGGCCGGCACATCCTGCCGAATGTCATGAGTTCGGTGATGGTCATCGCCACCATCAACCTCGCCGGCGCGATCCTGACGGAGGCGACGCTCTCCTTCCTCGGTGCCGGCATGCCGCCGACCTATCCCTCGCTCGGCACGCTGATCCGCATCGGCAACCAGTTCCTGTTCTCCGGTCTCTGGTGGATCGCCGTGATGCCGGCGGCCGTCCTGGTCATCCTCGTGCTCGCCGTCAACGTGATCGGCGATTATCTGCGCGACCGCTTCAACCCGAAACTGATGGCCCGCTGA
- a CDS encoding amidohydrolase family protein yields MKKALLIENGAIVTMDADRRILDKGYVLVEHGRITAVGEGAPMAPADAERIDASGMVVMPGLIDTHAHAGHMLTKGLGGDSEDWMNITGRIYAEATDPEFWAAEAALSAAERIKCGTTTAALLFGGGPDIMRTEAPEAAEAHLAAIAEMGVREILAVGPNRPSAKSVYREHRNGSYNEIIVVPDAQLAVSAALIDAWTDRDDRLQLAVSLPVFNAEELEDTAVLDLSRRAQRLAREKNVLLIQDGHRDGSIAANDAKLDLFDARSLLAHCVDLTDADRAVLKRTGAKVAHNPSALMSVFARCPAPEMMAEGITVSLGTDAAAPDRSFDMFRNMFQAHRYHARHFRDDAILPPLQLLEMATIDGARALSMEAEIGSLEPGKRADILLVNMRQPHLWPPTNPVQRLARFANGADVDTTIVGGRVLMRGRRLTEHDEGAILDRAEKAFRLAMQRAGLAGEENRR; encoded by the coding sequence ATGAAAAAGGCCTTGCTGATCGAAAACGGTGCAATCGTCACCATGGATGCCGACCGGCGCATCCTCGACAAGGGCTATGTGCTGGTGGAGCACGGGCGCATCACCGCCGTCGGCGAAGGCGCGCCGATGGCCCCGGCGGACGCCGAACGTATCGATGCGAGCGGGATGGTGGTGATGCCGGGCCTTATCGACACGCACGCCCATGCCGGCCATATGCTGACCAAGGGGTTGGGCGGCGATTCCGAGGATTGGATGAACATCACCGGCCGCATCTATGCCGAGGCGACCGATCCGGAGTTCTGGGCGGCCGAGGCCGCTCTTTCCGCTGCCGAACGTATCAAGTGCGGCACGACCACCGCAGCCCTGCTCTTCGGTGGTGGGCCGGATATCATGCGGACCGAGGCGCCGGAAGCCGCCGAAGCGCACCTTGCCGCCATCGCCGAGATGGGCGTACGCGAAATACTCGCCGTCGGCCCCAATCGGCCGTCCGCTAAAAGTGTATACCGTGAACATCGAAACGGCTCATACAATGAGATCATCGTCGTTCCCGATGCGCAGCTGGCTGTCAGTGCCGCCCTGATCGACGCCTGGACAGACCGCGACGACCGGCTGCAACTGGCCGTCTCCCTCCCCGTCTTCAACGCGGAGGAACTGGAGGACACCGCTGTGCTCGACCTGTCGCGACGGGCACAGCGATTGGCCCGCGAGAAGAACGTGCTCCTGATACAGGACGGTCATCGTGACGGGTCGATCGCCGCCAACGATGCCAAACTCGACCTCTTCGATGCACGCTCGCTGCTCGCCCATTGCGTCGACCTCACCGATGCCGACCGCGCCGTGCTGAAGCGCACCGGCGCCAAGGTGGCGCACAATCCGAGCGCGCTGATGTCAGTCTTCGCCCGTTGCCCGGCGCCGGAAATGATGGCCGAAGGGATCACCGTCTCGCTCGGCACGGACGCCGCAGCACCCGACCGCTCCTTCGACATGTTCCGCAACATGTTCCAGGCGCACCGCTACCACGCCCGCCATTTTCGCGATGATGCCATCCTTCCACCGCTCCAGCTCCTCGAAATGGCGACGATCGACGGTGCCCGCGCGCTGTCGATGGAGGCGGAAATCGGTTCGCTGGAGCCCGGTAAACGTGCCGATATCCTGCTCGTCAACATGCGCCAGCCCCATCTCTGGCCGCCGACCAATCCGGTGCAGCGCCTTGCACGCTTTGCCAATGGCGCGGACGTGGACACGACCATCGTTGGTGGTCGCGTGCTGATGCGCGGTCGCAGGCTCACCGAGCACGACGAAGGCGCTATCCTCGACCGCGCGGAAAAGGCCTTCCGGCTGGCGATGCAGCGCGCCGGGCTGGCGGGAGAGGAGAATCGCCGATGA